In Kocuria turfanensis, a single genomic region encodes these proteins:
- the infB gene encoding translation initiation factor IF-2: MAKPRVHELAKELGITSKEAISTLQTLGEFVRGASSTVEPPVAKKLRSAFADKADKAAAAPARPAGGSAPSPAKSGRPAPRPGTSAKPGSAAPAPGPAAAKPAEKPAEKPAAKPAQQAPAQPQQPAAPQRPASPGAKAPSPGPRPGNNPFATQQGMSRGGAPRPGSAAPRPGAAAPRPGSAGPRPGAPRPGGPRPGNNPFAAQQGMRTGRPERQGGPRPQGQGGPRPQGQGAAGPRPQGQGGPRPQGGPRPGGARPSPNMMPGHTSGVAPIGSRPAGGGAGPRRGGPGGGGGFSRPGGGPGRGGRGGTQGAFGRGGARGKQRKSKRAKRQELEQMKAPSVGGVSVPHGDGNTVVRLRRGASLTDFAEKINANPASLVTVLIHLGEMATQTQSLDEETFQLLGAELGYRIQVVSPEDEERELFESFDIDLEAEAAAEGDDVLEARPPVVTVMGHVDHGKTRLLDAIRNTKVIEGEAGGITQHIGAYQIETEVDGQERQITFIDTPGHEAFTAMRARGAQVTDIAVLVVAADDGVMPQTVEALNHAQAAGVPIVVAVNKIDKPEANPEKIRGQLTEYGLVPEEYGGDTMFVDVSARQNLNIDDLLDAIVLTADGALELQANPNKDARGVAIEANLDKGRGAVSTVLVQSGTLRVGDAIVAGAAYGRVRAMFDENGKSVEQAGPSRPVQVLGLDSVPRAGDTFLSTPEERTARQIAEKRQAADRNALLAKRRKRITLESFDEAVAAGKIDTLNLIIKGDVSGAVEALEDSLLKIDVGEEVQLRVIHRGVGAITQNDVNLATVDNAIIIGFNVRPAERVTELADREGVEMKFYSVIYNAIDDVESALKGMLKPEYEEVELGTAEIREVYRSSKWGNIAGAYITKGTIRRNSKARLVRDGSVVADNLTIDSLRRFKDDATEVREGYECGIGLGSFNDIREGDLIETWEMREKPRA, translated from the coding sequence GTGGCCAAGCCCCGCGTTCACGAGCTCGCGAAAGAGCTCGGAATAACGTCCAAGGAAGCGATTTCCACGCTTCAGACCCTGGGTGAGTTCGTCCGAGGCGCGTCCTCGACCGTCGAGCCCCCCGTCGCCAAGAAGCTGCGCTCGGCGTTCGCCGACAAGGCGGACAAGGCCGCCGCGGCCCCCGCCCGCCCGGCCGGCGGCAGCGCGCCGTCCCCCGCGAAGTCGGGCCGTCCCGCACCCCGGCCCGGCACGTCCGCCAAGCCGGGCTCCGCCGCGCCCGCCCCGGGCCCGGCGGCCGCCAAGCCCGCCGAGAAGCCCGCTGAGAAGCCGGCCGCCAAGCCCGCCCAGCAGGCCCCCGCGCAGCCCCAGCAGCCGGCCGCCCCGCAGCGTCCCGCCTCGCCGGGCGCCAAGGCACCCAGCCCCGGGCCCCGCCCGGGCAACAACCCGTTCGCCACCCAGCAGGGGATGTCCCGCGGCGGGGCGCCCCGTCCGGGCTCGGCCGCGCCGCGCCCCGGCGCCGCGGCTCCCCGCCCGGGCTCGGCCGGGCCCCGTCCCGGCGCGCCCCGTCCCGGCGGCCCCCGCCCGGGCAACAACCCGTTCGCCGCCCAGCAGGGCATGCGCACGGGCCGCCCCGAGCGCCAGGGCGGACCGCGTCCCCAGGGCCAGGGCGGTCCCCGTCCGCAGGGCCAGGGCGCGGCCGGTCCGCGTCCGCAGGGCCAGGGCGGACCCCGTCCCCAGGGCGGCCCCCGCCCCGGCGGCGCCCGTCCCAGCCCGAACATGATGCCCGGTCACACCTCCGGTGTGGCCCCGATCGGCTCGCGCCCGGCCGGCGGCGGAGCCGGCCCCCGGCGCGGCGGCCCCGGTGGCGGCGGCGGGTTCTCCCGTCCCGGCGGCGGCCCCGGCCGCGGCGGCCGCGGCGGCACCCAGGGCGCCTTCGGGCGCGGCGGTGCGCGCGGCAAGCAGCGCAAGTCGAAGCGGGCGAAGCGCCAGGAGCTCGAGCAGATGAAGGCCCCGTCCGTCGGTGGCGTCTCCGTGCCCCACGGCGACGGCAACACGGTCGTGCGGCTGCGCCGCGGCGCGTCCCTGACGGACTTCGCCGAGAAGATCAACGCGAACCCGGCCTCCCTCGTCACGGTGCTCATCCACCTCGGCGAGATGGCCACCCAGACGCAGTCCCTCGACGAGGAGACCTTCCAGCTGCTGGGCGCCGAGCTCGGGTACAGGATCCAGGTCGTCTCCCCGGAGGACGAGGAGCGCGAGCTCTTCGAGTCCTTCGACATCGACCTGGAGGCGGAGGCCGCGGCCGAGGGCGACGACGTGCTCGAGGCGCGCCCGCCGGTCGTGACCGTCATGGGCCACGTGGACCACGGCAAGACCCGCCTGCTCGACGCGATCCGCAACACCAAGGTGATCGAGGGGGAGGCCGGCGGCATCACCCAGCACATCGGCGCCTACCAGATCGAGACCGAGGTGGACGGCCAGGAGCGGCAGATCACCTTCATCGACACCCCGGGCCACGAGGCGTTCACCGCCATGCGTGCCCGTGGTGCCCAGGTGACGGACATCGCCGTGCTCGTGGTCGCCGCGGACGACGGCGTCATGCCGCAGACGGTCGAGGCGCTCAACCACGCCCAGGCCGCCGGCGTGCCGATCGTGGTGGCGGTCAACAAGATCGACAAGCCCGAGGCGAACCCGGAGAAGATCCGCGGTCAGCTCACCGAGTACGGTCTGGTCCCGGAGGAGTACGGCGGCGACACCATGTTCGTCGACGTCTCGGCCCGCCAGAACCTGAACATCGACGACCTGCTGGACGCGATCGTGCTGACCGCGGACGGTGCGCTCGAGCTGCAGGCGAACCCCAACAAGGACGCCCGCGGTGTGGCCATCGAGGCGAACCTGGACAAGGGCCGCGGTGCGGTCTCGACCGTGCTCGTGCAGTCCGGCACGCTGCGCGTCGGCGACGCGATCGTCGCCGGCGCCGCGTACGGCCGCGTGCGCGCCATGTTCGACGAGAACGGCAAGTCGGTCGAGCAGGCCGGCCCCTCGCGGCCGGTGCAGGTCCTCGGCCTGGACTCGGTGCCCCGCGCCGGTGACACGTTCCTGTCCACCCCGGAGGAGCGCACCGCGCGCCAGATCGCCGAGAAGCGGCAGGCGGCGGACCGCAACGCGCTGCTCGCCAAGCGCCGCAAGCGGATCACGCTGGAGTCCTTCGACGAGGCCGTGGCCGCGGGCAAGATCGACACGCTCAACCTCATCATCAAGGGCGACGTGTCCGGTGCCGTCGAGGCGCTGGAGGACTCGCTGCTCAAGATCGACGTGGGCGAGGAGGTCCAGCTGCGCGTCATCCACCGCGGTGTGGGCGCGATCACCCAGAACGACGTCAACCTGGCGACCGTCGACAACGCCATCATCATCGGCTTCAACGTCCGTCCCGCCGAGCGCGTGACGGAACTGGCCGACCGCGAGGGCGTCGAGATGAAGTTCTACTCGGTGATCTACAACGCCATCGACGACGTCGAGAGCGCGCTCAAGGGCATGCTCAAGCCGGAGTACGAGGAGGTGGAGCTCGGCACCGCCGAGATCCGCGAGGTGTACCGCTCCTCCAAGTGGGGCAACATCGCCGGTGCCTACATCACCAAGGGCACCATCCGCCGCAACTCCAAGGCCCGGCTGGTCCGGGACGGCAGCGTGGTGGCCGACAACCTCACGATCGACTCGCTGCGCCGGTTCAAGGACGACGCGACCGAGGTCCGCGAGGGCTACGAGTGCGGTATCGGGCTCGGCTCCTTCAACGACATCCGTGAGGGCGACCTCATCGAGACGTGGGAGATGCGCGAGAAGCCGCGCGCCTGA
- the rbfA gene encoding 30S ribosome-binding factor RbfA translates to MADAARAARLADRIKVVVAQALERRVKDPRLGFVTITDARVTNDLQHATLYYTVFGTAEEQESTRAALESAKGVLRSEVGRNITARLTPTLTFVPDEIPVNASHLEEVLRAAKEKDAEVAAQAASATWAAGEDPYRRPAEEDDESSPSR, encoded by the coding sequence ATGGCTGACGCAGCACGCGCCGCCCGACTCGCCGACCGGATCAAGGTGGTCGTGGCCCAGGCGCTCGAGCGCCGGGTCAAGGACCCCCGGCTCGGCTTCGTGACCATCACGGACGCCCGGGTGACCAACGACCTGCAGCACGCGACGCTGTACTACACGGTCTTCGGCACCGCGGAGGAGCAGGAGAGCACCCGCGCGGCCCTGGAGTCCGCCAAGGGCGTCCTGCGCAGCGAGGTCGGCCGCAACATCACGGCCCGCCTCACCCCGACCCTCACGTTCGTCCCCGACGAGATCCCCGTGAACGCCTCCCACCTGGAGGAGGTGCTGCGCGCCGCCAAGGAGAAGGACGCCGAGGTCGCCGCGCAGGCCGCCTCGGCCACCTGGGCGGCGGGGGAGGACCCCTACCGCAGGCCCGCCGAGGAGGACGACGAGTCCTCCCCGTCCCGCTGA
- the truB gene encoding tRNA pseudouridine(55) synthase TruB, with the protein MARAPHDVPSPDPSLPTVSGLVVVDKPAGWTSHDVVARMRRLAGTRKVGHAGTLDPMATGVLVVGVEKATRLLTWVVGQDKTYEAVLRLGQATVTDDAEGELVAAAEPAAVEALTDEAVTAAVAGLTGAIQQVPAKVSAIKVDGRRAYAQVRAGRDVELAARPVTVSAFDVHRITRTRDDAGRPVLDVEATVSCSTGTYVRALARDLGEALGVGGHLTALRRTRVGALTVEHASTLDQLAADVAAGRPLPVTTLEQAAAGLFPVRRLTAAEAGDLADGRRIGPSAGDPADGPLDNDAVTAGLAPDGRLVALLQDRGDRGARTAKPVLVFLPGERFPAVPEPPAQPGRDR; encoded by the coding sequence GTGGCCCGCGCCCCGCACGACGTCCCGAGCCCGGACCCGTCCCTGCCGACGGTGTCCGGGCTCGTGGTCGTGGACAAGCCCGCCGGCTGGACCAGCCACGACGTCGTCGCCCGGATGCGCCGGCTCGCCGGCACCCGGAAGGTCGGCCACGCCGGGACCCTGGACCCCATGGCCACCGGGGTGCTGGTGGTGGGCGTCGAGAAGGCGACCCGCCTGCTGACCTGGGTGGTCGGCCAGGACAAGACCTACGAGGCCGTCCTGCGGCTGGGCCAGGCGACGGTGACCGACGACGCCGAGGGCGAGCTGGTCGCCGCGGCGGAGCCCGCCGCCGTCGAGGCCCTCACCGACGAGGCCGTGACCGCCGCGGTCGCCGGGCTCACCGGTGCCATCCAGCAGGTCCCGGCCAAGGTCAGCGCCATCAAGGTCGACGGCCGGCGGGCCTACGCCCAGGTGCGCGCCGGACGGGACGTGGAGCTCGCCGCCCGTCCCGTGACGGTCTCGGCCTTCGACGTGCACCGCATCACCCGGACCCGCGACGACGCCGGCCGACCGGTCCTCGACGTCGAGGCCACCGTCTCCTGCAGCACCGGCACCTACGTGCGCGCCCTGGCGCGGGACCTCGGCGAGGCCCTGGGGGTCGGCGGGCACCTCACCGCCCTGCGCCGCACCCGCGTGGGCGCGCTGACCGTGGAGCACGCCTCCACCCTGGACCAGCTCGCCGCCGACGTCGCCGCGGGCCGCCCCCTGCCCGTGACCACCCTGGAGCAGGCCGCCGCCGGGCTCTTCCCCGTCCGCCGGCTCACGGCCGCCGAGGCCGGGGACCTCGCCGACGGGCGCCGGATCGGGCCCTCCGCCGGGGACCCGGCGGATGGCCCTCTCGACAACGACGCCGTCACCGCCGGCCTCGCCCCGGACGGACGGCTCGTCGCCCTGCTCCAGGACCGGGGCGACCGCGGTGCCCGCACGGCCAAGCCCGTGCTCGTGTTCCTGCCCGGGGAGCGGTTTCCCGCCGTCCCGGAGCCGCCCGCTCAGCCGGGGCGGGACCGCTGA
- a CDS encoding GNAT family N-acetyltransferase: MPARPDGAGDYDVPVLTDGTVVLRRLEERDVPQLARNCADPAAAEFTTVPLGYTESDARWYVEHFVPEAWRAGREYNWAAADAATDRLYGTVGFNALRGTTADVGLNFGPHARGTGAAEAACRLLLDHGFEQLGLTYAYWVAKVPNWASRKLAWKLGFRSPVRIDGFMEQRGASVDAWILTLGADDPRAPRTPWDGPPPPGAAR, encoded by the coding sequence ATGCCCGCACGCCCCGACGGCGCCGGAGACTACGACGTCCCCGTCCTCACCGACGGGACCGTGGTCCTGCGCCGGCTCGAGGAGCGCGACGTCCCGCAGCTGGCCCGCAACTGCGCCGATCCCGCGGCCGCCGAGTTCACCACCGTGCCGCTGGGCTACACGGAGTCCGACGCCCGCTGGTACGTCGAGCACTTCGTCCCCGAGGCCTGGCGCGCGGGCCGCGAGTACAACTGGGCCGCCGCCGACGCCGCGACCGACCGCCTCTACGGGACCGTGGGGTTCAACGCGCTGCGCGGCACCACCGCCGACGTCGGGCTCAACTTCGGCCCGCACGCCCGGGGGACCGGGGCCGCCGAGGCCGCCTGCCGGCTGCTGCTCGACCACGGCTTCGAGCAGCTGGGCCTGACCTATGCTTACTGGGTGGCGAAGGTCCCCAACTGGGCCAGCCGCAAGCTCGCGTGGAAGCTGGGGTTCCGGTCGCCGGTGCGGATCGACGGGTTCATGGAGCAGCGCGGCGCCTCCGTGGACGCCTGGATCCTCACCCTCGGCGCCGACGACCCCCGCGCCCCCCGCACCCCCTGGGACGGCCCGCCCCCGCCCGGCGCCGCGCGCTGA
- a CDS encoding bifunctional riboflavin kinase/FAD synthetase, translated as MFRWRDLSDVPPGFGPSVVTLGNFDGVHRGHQQVMSQLVSSARERGWASVVVTFDPHPAQVHRPDSPPGLIMGTEDKLDALEQTGADAVLVLRYTLELAEQTAEEFVLGTLVGPLGARCLVVGSDTRLGRGNSGNIDTLRELGERHGFEVRVVDDLLDPLDGEDSRHAPAGERRCSSTWIRSCLQAGDVRAAARLLGRNHRVRGEVVHGAARGRELGYPTANLSPETAGFVPADGIYAGWLVDAHGTRWPTAISVGSNPTFENVPRQVEAHVIDRPAERVEDFDLYGQDVVVEFVERLRGMVAYEGVDKLVAQMDDDVARTRRILAAEG; from the coding sequence GTGTTCCGCTGGCGAGACCTCTCTGACGTCCCCCCGGGCTTCGGCCCGTCGGTGGTCACCCTCGGCAACTTCGACGGCGTCCACCGGGGCCACCAGCAGGTGATGTCCCAGCTCGTCAGCTCCGCCCGCGAGCGCGGCTGGGCCTCGGTCGTGGTGACGTTCGACCCGCACCCGGCCCAGGTGCACCGGCCCGACAGCCCGCCGGGGCTGATCATGGGCACCGAGGACAAGCTCGACGCCCTCGAGCAGACCGGGGCGGACGCGGTGCTCGTGCTGCGGTACACCCTGGAGCTCGCGGAGCAGACCGCCGAGGAGTTCGTGCTGGGCACCCTGGTCGGACCGCTCGGCGCCCGCTGCCTGGTGGTGGGCTCCGACACCCGCCTGGGCCGGGGCAACTCCGGCAACATCGACACGCTGCGGGAGCTGGGGGAGCGGCACGGCTTCGAGGTCCGGGTGGTCGACGACCTGCTGGACCCGCTGGACGGCGAGGACTCCCGGCACGCCCCGGCGGGCGAGCGGCGCTGCTCGTCGACGTGGATCCGCTCCTGCCTGCAGGCCGGGGACGTGCGCGCCGCCGCCCGGCTGCTCGGGCGCAACCACCGGGTGCGCGGGGAGGTGGTGCACGGGGCGGCCCGGGGGCGGGAGCTGGGCTACCCCACGGCCAACCTGTCTCCGGAGACGGCCGGCTTCGTCCCCGCGGACGGGATCTACGCCGGGTGGCTGGTCGACGCCCACGGCACCCGCTGGCCCACCGCGATCTCCGTGGGCTCCAACCCCACGTTCGAGAACGTCCCGCGCCAGGTGGAGGCCCACGTCATCGACCGCCCCGCGGAGCGGGTCGAGGACTTCGACCTCTACGGCCAGGACGTGGTCGTCGAGTTCGTGGAGCGTCTGCGCGGGATGGTCGCCTACGAGGGCGTCGACAAGCTCGTGGCGCAGATGGACGACGACGTCGCCCGCACCCGGCGGATCCTGGCCGCCGAGGGCTGA
- a CDS encoding aldo/keto reductase, with protein sequence MSKDTHEGRGLEPAGRTHTMRDGRRIPAIGLGTYPMDDAEAEANVAEALMLGYRMVDTAVNYRNEAGVGRGIAASGVPRDELFLTTKLPGRDHGTDAVRRSLDGSLRRLGTDHVDLYLIHWPNPSVDRYVETWRTMLELQEEGLVRSVGVSNFTPAHIRRLVAETGTTPAVNQVELHPQYQQERLREFHEEHRIVTQAWSPLGRKTDVLQHEWIARIARRTGRTPAQVVLRWHLQSRTVPIPKTSDTRRMAENLDVFDWELDEEQMQRMQMLHTGISGSGFDPNTHEEM encoded by the coding sequence GTGAGCAAGGACACCCACGAGGGCCGGGGCCTCGAGCCGGCCGGCCGCACGCACACCATGCGGGACGGCCGGCGCATCCCCGCGATCGGCCTGGGGACCTACCCCATGGACGACGCCGAGGCGGAGGCGAACGTGGCCGAGGCGCTGATGCTCGGCTACCGGATGGTCGACACGGCCGTGAACTACCGCAACGAGGCCGGGGTGGGCCGCGGGATCGCCGCCTCCGGCGTGCCCCGCGACGAGCTGTTCCTGACCACCAAGCTGCCGGGCCGGGACCACGGCACCGACGCCGTGCGCCGCTCCCTCGACGGGTCGCTGCGGCGGCTGGGCACCGACCACGTGGACCTCTACCTCATCCACTGGCCGAACCCGTCGGTGGACCGCTACGTGGAGACGTGGCGGACCATGCTGGAGCTGCAGGAGGAGGGCCTGGTCCGCTCGGTCGGGGTGTCCAACTTCACCCCGGCGCACATCCGCCGCCTCGTGGCGGAGACCGGGACGACCCCGGCCGTGAACCAGGTCGAGCTGCACCCGCAGTACCAGCAGGAGCGGCTGCGGGAGTTCCACGAGGAGCACCGCATCGTCACGCAGGCCTGGTCCCCGCTGGGCCGCAAGACGGACGTCCTCCAGCACGAGTGGATCGCGCGGATCGCCCGGCGGACCGGGCGCACCCCGGCGCAGGTCGTGCTGCGCTGGCACCTGCAGTCCCGGACCGTACCGATCCCGAAGACCTCCGACACCCGGCGGATGGCCGAGAACCTGGACGTCTTCGACTGGGAGCTCGACGAGGAGCAGATGCAGCGGATGCAGATGCTGCACACCGGGATCAGCGGCTCGGGCTTCGACCCGAACACCCACGAGGAGATGTAG
- the rpsO gene encoding 30S ribosomal protein S15 translates to MALDAAVKQQIIQDFATHEGDTGSPEVQIAVLTRRIADLTEHLKQHKHDHHTRRGLMALVGRRRRMLTYLRDTDITRYRTLIERLGLRR, encoded by the coding sequence GTGGCACTCGACGCCGCCGTCAAGCAGCAGATCATCCAGGACTTCGCCACCCACGAGGGCGACACCGGTTCTCCCGAGGTGCAGATCGCGGTCCTGACCCGCCGGATCGCCGATCTGACGGAGCACCTGAAGCAGCACAAGCACGACCACCACACCCGCCGCGGCCTGATGGCCCTGGTCGGTCGTCGTCGCCGCATGCTGACCTACCTGCGCGACACCGACATCACGCGCTACCGCACGCTCATCGAGCGCCTCGGCCTGCGCCGCTAG
- a CDS encoding polyribonucleotide nucleotidyltransferase codes for MEGPEIQYAEAVIDNGSYGKRVVRFETGRLAKQAAGSTLVSIDEDTTMLSATTVGKSPREGFDFFPLTVDVEERMYAAGRIPGSFFRREGRPSTDAILTCRLIDRPLRPAFGKGIRNEVQVVVTILSINPDEIYNTVAINAASMSTTLSGMPFQGPVGGVRMALMAGENGQHQWVAFPKHSQLENAVFDMAVAGRVVTGKDGTEDVAIMMVEAEATDNSWNLIKSNGAVAPTEELVAQGLEAAKPAIKALCDAQADLKARAGKPAMELPRFGGFGDDVEEAVAAAVGTRLAEVYSIADKQERETATDELHQSTLAELTGEGKPFADRKEEVNGAYQALTKQTVRQRILTEQVRIDGRGLTDIRQLTAEVEVLPRVHGSAIFERGETQIMGVTTLNMLKMEQQIDSLSPVKHKRYVHHYNFPPYSTGETGRVGSPKRREIGHGALAERAITPVLPSREEFPYAIRQVSEALGSNGSTSMGSVCASTLSLLNAGVPLRAPVAGIAMGLVSDEVDGETRYAALTDILGAEDALGDMDFKVAGTAEFVTAIQLDTKLDGIPSSVLDAALTQAREARLHILGVLNAAIDQPDEMSEFAPRVISVTVPVSKIGEVIGPKGKMINQIQEDTGTDISIEDDGTVYIGATDGPSAEAARAAINAIANPQVPEVGERYLGTVVKTTTFGAFVSLTPGKDGLLHISELRKLNEGKRVTDVEDVLGVGQKVQVEITKVDDRGKLSLAPVVAEEPNVFPEDDVASEV; via the coding sequence TTGGAGGGTCCCGAGATCCAGTACGCCGAAGCCGTCATCGACAACGGCTCCTACGGAAAGCGCGTCGTGCGCTTCGAGACCGGCCGCCTCGCCAAGCAGGCCGCCGGCTCCACCCTCGTCTCCATCGACGAGGACACCACCATGCTCTCGGCCACCACGGTGGGCAAGTCCCCCCGCGAGGGCTTCGACTTCTTCCCCCTGACGGTCGACGTCGAGGAGCGCATGTACGCCGCCGGGCGCATCCCCGGCTCGTTCTTCCGCAGGGAGGGCCGCCCCTCCACGGACGCGATCCTCACCTGCCGCCTCATCGACCGCCCGCTGCGCCCGGCCTTCGGCAAGGGCATCCGCAACGAGGTCCAGGTCGTGGTGACGATCCTGTCCATCAACCCGGACGAGATCTACAACACCGTGGCGATCAACGCCGCGTCGATGTCCACGACCCTGTCCGGCATGCCCTTCCAGGGCCCGGTCGGCGGCGTGCGCATGGCCCTGATGGCCGGGGAGAACGGCCAGCACCAGTGGGTGGCCTTCCCGAAGCACTCCCAGCTCGAGAACGCCGTGTTCGACATGGCCGTGGCCGGCCGCGTCGTCACCGGCAAGGACGGCACCGAGGACGTCGCGATCATGATGGTCGAGGCCGAGGCCACCGACAACTCCTGGAACCTGATCAAGAGCAACGGCGCCGTGGCCCCCACGGAGGAGCTCGTGGCCCAGGGCCTCGAGGCCGCCAAGCCCGCGATCAAGGCCCTGTGCGACGCCCAGGCCGACCTCAAGGCCCGCGCCGGCAAGCCGGCGATGGAGCTGCCGCGCTTCGGCGGCTTCGGCGACGACGTCGAGGAGGCCGTGGCGGCCGCCGTCGGCACCCGGCTCGCCGAGGTCTACTCGATCGCCGACAAGCAGGAGCGCGAGACCGCGACCGACGAGCTGCACCAGTCGACCCTCGCGGAGCTGACCGGGGAGGGCAAGCCCTTCGCCGACCGCAAGGAGGAGGTCAACGGCGCCTACCAGGCCCTGACCAAGCAGACCGTGCGCCAGCGGATCCTCACCGAGCAGGTGCGCATCGACGGCCGCGGGCTGACGGACATCCGCCAGCTCACCGCCGAGGTCGAGGTCCTGCCCCGGGTCCACGGCTCCGCGATCTTCGAGCGCGGGGAGACCCAGATCATGGGCGTCACCACGCTGAACATGCTCAAGATGGAGCAGCAGATCGACTCGCTGTCCCCGGTCAAGCACAAGCGCTACGTGCACCACTACAACTTCCCGCCGTACTCCACCGGCGAGACCGGCCGCGTGGGCTCCCCGAAGCGCCGCGAGATCGGCCACGGCGCCCTGGCCGAGCGCGCCATCACCCCGGTGCTGCCCTCCCGCGAGGAGTTCCCCTACGCCATCCGCCAGGTCTCGGAGGCGCTGGGCTCCAACGGCTCCACGTCGATGGGCTCCGTGTGCGCCTCGACCCTGTCGCTGCTCAACGCCGGTGTGCCGCTGCGCGCCCCGGTCGCCGGCATCGCCATGGGCCTGGTCTCGGACGAGGTCGACGGGGAGACCCGCTACGCCGCGCTGACCGACATCCTGGGCGCGGAGGACGCGCTGGGCGACATGGACTTCAAGGTCGCCGGCACCGCCGAGTTCGTGACCGCGATCCAGCTCGACACCAAGCTCGACGGCATCCCCTCCTCCGTCCTGGACGCGGCCCTGACCCAGGCCCGCGAGGCCCGGCTGCACATCCTCGGGGTGCTCAACGCGGCCATCGACCAGCCGGACGAGATGAGCGAGTTCGCCCCGCGCGTGATCTCCGTGACGGTGCCCGTCTCCAAGATCGGTGAGGTCATCGGCCCCAAGGGCAAGATGATCAACCAGATCCAGGAGGACACCGGCACCGACATCTCCATCGAGGACGACGGCACCGTCTACATCGGCGCCACCGACGGCCCCTCGGCCGAGGCGGCCCGCGCGGCGATCAACGCGATCGCCAACCCGCAGGTCCCCGAGGTCGGGGAGCGCTACCTGGGCACCGTGGTCAAGACCACGACCTTCGGCGCCTTCGTCTCCCTGACCCCGGGCAAGGACGGCCTGCTGCACATCTCGGAGCTGCGCAAGCTCAACGAGGGCAAGCGCGTCACCGACGTCGAGGACGTCCTCGGCGTGGGCCAGAAGGTCCAGGTGGAGATCACCAAGGTCGACGACCGCGGCAAGCTCTCGCTGGCCCCGGTGGTCGCCGAGGAGCCCAACGTCTTCCCCGAGGACGACGTCGCCTCCGAGGTCTGA
- a CDS encoding M16 family metallopeptidase — MTAVDLPLEAGDRGPGTTPGPGARLSAVLSSSPTTTAGALTAAAGGFTHTLHEGEGGNVVRRTVLPCGTRVLTERMPAQRAVTIGFWVGVGSRDEQPGRLGSTHFLEHLLFKGTTRRSALQIAEAFDEVGGESNAATAKEHTCYYARVLAEDLPMSIDVITDMVTSAVLDPEELERERGVILEELAMDKDDPEDVAFEEFTQRVLGDHPLGRPIGGTPEEILAVPRDAVLEHYRRHYRPEGLVVTAAGGLEHDVVVGLVAEALGRAGWDPSAPAAPVARRERTPAPLAPAWGEHFLERPVEQTNVLVGRPGIVAGDERRFAMTVLNAALGGGMSSRLFQEIREKRGLAYSTFSFSGAYSDAGYFGMYAGCLPARTDEVVALMTGELETLAADGIGADELRKVVGQLGGGTVLALEDTGSRMSRLGSAELKSGEFLDIDESLERVRSVTPEQVRELAAWLAEGPVVTTIVAPSRR; from the coding sequence ATGACGGCAGTCGATCTGCCGCTGGAGGCGGGCGACCGCGGCCCGGGGACCACCCCGGGCCCGGGCGCCCGCCTCTCGGCGGTCCTGAGCAGTTCACCGACCACCACCGCCGGGGCGTTGACCGCCGCGGCCGGGGGGTTCACGCACACCCTGCACGAGGGCGAGGGCGGCAACGTGGTGCGGCGCACCGTGCTGCCGTGCGGCACCCGCGTGCTCACCGAGCGGATGCCGGCCCAGCGCGCCGTGACGATCGGCTTCTGGGTGGGCGTCGGCTCCCGCGACGAGCAGCCCGGGCGGCTGGGCTCCACGCACTTCCTGGAGCACCTGCTGTTCAAGGGCACCACGCGGCGCTCGGCGCTGCAGATCGCCGAGGCCTTCGACGAGGTGGGCGGGGAGTCCAACGCGGCCACGGCCAAGGAGCACACCTGCTACTACGCCCGGGTGCTCGCCGAGGACCTGCCGATGTCCATCGACGTCATCACCGACATGGTCACCTCGGCCGTCCTCGACCCGGAGGAGCTCGAGCGGGAGCGGGGGGTGATCCTCGAGGAGCTGGCCATGGACAAGGACGACCCCGAGGACGTCGCCTTCGAGGAGTTCACCCAGCGGGTGCTGGGCGACCACCCGCTGGGCCGGCCGATCGGCGGCACCCCGGAGGAGATCCTGGCCGTGCCCCGCGACGCGGTGCTCGAGCACTACCGGCGGCACTACCGGCCCGAGGGCCTCGTGGTCACGGCCGCCGGCGGGCTGGAGCACGACGTGGTGGTGGGCCTCGTCGCGGAGGCCCTCGGCCGCGCCGGCTGGGACCCGTCCGCACCGGCCGCCCCGGTGGCCCGGCGCGAGCGCACCCCCGCCCCGCTGGCCCCCGCGTGGGGCGAGCACTTCCTGGAGCGGCCCGTGGAGCAGACCAACGTGCTCGTGGGCCGGCCCGGGATCGTGGCCGGCGACGAGCGCCGCTTCGCGATGACCGTGCTCAACGCCGCGCTGGGCGGCGGGATGTCCTCCCGCCTGTTCCAGGAGATCCGGGAGAAGCGCGGGCTGGCCTACAGCACGTTCTCCTTCTCGGGGGCGTACTCGGACGCCGGCTACTTCGGGATGTACGCCGGGTGCCTGCCGGCGCGCACCGACGAGGTCGTGGCGCTGATGACGGGCGAGCTCGAGACCCTCGCCGCGGACGGGATCGGCGCCGACGAGCTGCGCAAGGTCGTCGGCCAGCTCGGCGGCGGCACCGTGCTCGCCCTGGAGGACACCGGCTCGCGGATGTCGCGGCTGGGCTCGGCGGAACTGAAGTCGGGGGAGTTCCTCGACATCGACGAGTCGCTGGAGCGGGTGCGCTCCGTGACCCCCGAGCAGGTCCGGGAGCTCGCCGCGTGGCTCGCCGAGGGCCCCGTCGTCACCACCATCGTGGCGCCCTCCCGCCGCTGA